The Streptomyces uncialis genomic interval CGTGTGAGCTCGTCGACGGACGCCTCCTCCTCGGGCCTGAACTCGTCCTGTCCCTCCGGGACCTCGCCTGCGGCGAAACCCGACATCAGACGGTAGGTGTTCGCTCCCATCAGATAGGTGGCCTCGGGCTGCTCCCCGAGCCATGCGAGGTACTCCGGGCCCTCCAGGCCCCAGAACCCGGGCCACCCCTCCCCCGACGCATGGCCGTCGAGAGAGGTGATGAAGTCGACAAGAAGCTCCGACATGACCGTGTCCCTTCCTTAGGTGTCACGAACTTGGACCGGCCGCGAACCACAGACTCATCGGTCGCGATGTCGGGGGATCTACAGCTGGAAGTCGAGGTGCTCGATGTCGGTGAAGCGGACTTCCTCCAGGCCGCCGGCCCGGCGGCCGTTGTCCTGGAAGTAGGTCTCCTTGAGTGCTTCGGCGGCGATCTCCTTCAGCCGGTCCTCACTGGCGCCTTGTTCGCGGGCTTCGAAGATCTTCGCGGCGTGCCGCGGGGGGAGGGCGACGGTGAGGTGGCGGATGCGGTCCTGGTCGGTGGAGCCGATCGGTGCGGTGTAGCCGAGGCGGGCGCGGGTGTCGATGACGATGCCCCCGGTGGTGGCCGCGGTCTTCTTCGCCTTCTCCTTGATCTGCGGCTGCCAGCGGGACCGCACCTCGCGCTCCAGGCGGGCGGCGAGCTGCTTGCGGGGCTTTTTGATCTGGTCGTTCACGTACCGCTCCACGGTGCGCTGGGAGACGCCGAGCAGGGCGGCGACAGCCCGGGTGCCCTTGTGCTGGCGGACCAGGTACCGCATTCGCGCGCCCGCGCTCTTGGGCATGGGGCGGGTGAACGTCTTCTCCAGTGCCTTGTCGAGACTGTCCCCGAACATGCTCATCGCCCGCTACTCCCCGTTGTCGGCGTTGGTGACGGTGCCGTCCTTGATGTACCGGGCGAGGTTGAGCTCCGGGGCGTCGAACTGCTCCCGGACTCCCTCGCCCCACAGCACGCTCTGCGTGCCCTCGTGCTTGACCAGGCCGGGGTTGATGCCGAGCTTGAAGCCGCCGGGCAGCGGCTTGCCCTCCCGGTAGGGCAGGAAGTCGAGCGGGCTCTCGCCGTCGGCGGCGTAGACGACGCAGTCGGAGAGGATCGCGACCGGGTACTGTCCGGTGAACGCCGCGTGCTTCACGATCTTGCGGTGCAGGTTGATCCGGGTGCGGGAGATGACCGCTGCCCGGATGTCCGGGCGCCACGTCGGCCGGGACAGGGCGCGCCACGGCTCGCCCGGCCGCCAGCCCTCCCCGCGGGGGCGCTCGCGGAGCTTGCCCAGGCCGCCCTTGACGGTCGCCTTGACCGCCGAGACGACGATCGCCAGCTGAGGGTCGCGGGCCTTGTAGCCGTCCATCGCCGTCAGGAAGTCGCCCGGGGCGAGGTCGGCGTCGACGCCGAGGTCGGCCATCGTGGCGAGGTAGGCGTCACGCAGCCGCTGGTACCAGGCGTCCAGGTAGCGGCCGTTCTCGTACCGCACCCACGCTTCGGTTGGCGCGACGTCGTAGCCGAGCTCCTGGGCGTACGCCACCGTCGGCGTCGCATACCAGGCCGGCCCTTCCGGGCGCTCGCCCTTCGGCGTGAACGGGGACGGCAGCAGGCCGCCGTCCAGCTCCACCCACTCCTTCCCGGCCTTCACCCGCGACAGATCGACGTGCGACAGATCCACCAGCCACGAGCCCGGGAGCTTCGGATCGAACACCGGGTCCACGACATGCGTCGGCGCGCCCAGGCCCACCGGCACGCCGTTCGCACCGGCGGCGAAGGCCATGTTCACGTCCAGGCCCACCAGGTGCCGCTTGGTGCATTCACCGTCGGTGAGCGGGCGCGCCCAGTCGTACGCCTCCTCGAACAGCTTCTCCGCAGGGCCGCGGACATGGAAGCGCGGCAGGTCCGTGAGGAGGGGGTGGCCGTCGGGGGCCTCGCACGGCGCCGGATCGACCGGGTCCTTGCCCAGGCTGCCGGGGTTGTGCTCGGAGTGCCGCTTGCCGTCGATGCCGGGCTCGGAGGCGCGCGTCGGCGGGTGCAGCGCGGTCATCAGCTCCAGGCCGGTCACGGCGGTAGAGCCGCGCGGCGTCATCACCCGGCCCGCGTACGTGCCCAGGAGCCGGGCGAGTTCGGCGGGCGGCAACTGGGCGGCGTCGCCCCAGTGCCGGGCGTCGAGCGCGTGCCACGACGGGATGCACAGCTGGACGCAGGCCCGCTCCGAACCGGTCACGGGGCGGTAGATCCGCGCCCACGGACCGAAGCCCCTCTTCGTCAGCTTCCACTCCGCGCGGACCAACTGCTTGATGACCTTGTGGCCCTCCGGCAACCTGCCGGCGAGCTCCTCCTCCCCGGTGAGCGCGGCCGGGAGGCCGAAGCGCTCACACGCGGCCTCGGTGAGCACGAGCAGCGGGTCCGCGCTCTTCCCCGGCCCGGACAGCTTCGGCGCGCCGAGCTTCGCCTCGCGAAGGGTCCAGTCCACCACGGCCGGGATCGACTTCGCGGGGACATCGAGGACCAGGCCCCCGACGCAGTACGCGAACACCTGTCCGCCGGTGTCGACGTCGACGACCGCGAGCGGGCCGTTCCCGAAGCGCGGATCGGCCACGGCCGGAGCGGCAGCGGGCCTGGCCGTGGCCTTCTTCGCGGCCGGATGCCTCGACGCCGACGGCCTGGTGGTGACTCCCGGGTGGGACGTCGCGGTGCGGACGACGGGAGGCTGCTGGTTGTTCTGTTCAGCAGTCATGGCCACAGCATCCGGCGCCGCGCCTGTGGACAGGGTCCGCGGTCCGGCGGACCCGGCCTCGCGCCGCACCGGCGCGGTGGAACCGGTGAACGTCCCGGGCACCGGCGACGGAGCAGCGGCGGCCGGAACGGGCGCGGGTGTGGCGGGGTAGAGCTCGGACAGCTTCTCCAGCAGGCGCGCGTATGCCTCCCGCTGCGGCGGGCGCGGTTCGGTCTTCCCGGACTCCCACGACACGATCGTGGGCCTGCGCACCTTCAGCGCGCTGGCCACTTGCTCCTGGGTGAGGCCGTGCGCCTTGCGTAGCCGCTCCCGCTCGCCCGGCGGGGGGAGCGGGGACTGCCCGGCGATCAGGGCGTCGACCGCGTCAAACAACTCGGACATGAAACACCTCCTTGTCCAAGATTCTAGCATGAATCGAACTTTACACGCACTAATAGCGTACTTCTTGCATACATTCACTATTCCGAAGGACCCGGGCACCTGCTGTGGCATGGCTGCCGCAACGCCAGGAAGCGCGGGTGGAACATGAGCCGGCCACACTCCGCTGGCGAAGAGCCCGCTCGCGCCTGTCCCATTCCGTACCCGGTGCTGGTCTGTGCGCCAGGAACATCCCGCTCGCCAGGGACGCCCACCTGCCGGACGCCGAACGGCAGCGCCACTATCCGGAGATGACCGGGACGATCGCTCGCGACCCCTGCGCCACCGGGACACCCTGGACCCGCACCCGGCGCCGCGTGTTCGTCGACGGCCACATCCCTTTACCCAACGATGGCCCAGACACCGACGCATGGGGCCACGGCCTGCGCTCGGCACCCACCGGGCGATGGTACTGATCAACCCCCGCTCGGGGTTCCTCCAGGGAGCCGAGCCAACCAGCGAGACGTGCCTCCCGGAGGGCAACGGGTGGCCCGCGATGCCGGGGTCAGGGCGTTGTCACGAGTGGCTATCCGAGCCGGGTGATGGTGAGGACCGACAGACGGCGCAGGGTCTGTTCGCCCGTTAGGTGAGGGAGAGCCGGCCGACGGAGGCGTAGCGGACGTCCTCGCCTTCCGGGTCGTCCAGGTCCATCCGGAAGAGCCCGACGTTCTCGGGCTCCAGCTCGGCCGCGACCTCCTCTGGCTCCGGCCCCGGCTGTGCCGCATCAGACAACGTTCGCCCACGTGGTGACGTGCGAGGTCGAGCGGTGAGCGGCGGCGTGCGAGCTTGTTCCGATGACCTCGTCAGGCGGGTCCTGGAAAATGCGCCCATGCATATTCGAGCCGTGCGTCTGGACGAGTTGCCTCACCTGCAAGACATCGAGCGGGCCGCCGGTCAGTGCTTCCGCGACATCGGCATGCCGGAGATCGCCGACGACGAACCGCTCCCGCTCGGAGAGCTCGCCCGATATCCGCAGGCCGGGCTTGCCTGGGTTGCGGTCAACGACACCGACATCCCGGTCGCTTACCTGATCGCCGACCGTGTCGACGGCAACCTCCATGTCGAACAGGTCTCGGTGCACCCGGACAGCGCACGCCGCGGGGTCGGTCGGCTACTGCTGGACCATCTGGCGAATCACGCCAGGAGCGAGGGGGCACCCGCCCTGACCCTCACCACGTTCACCCAGGTCCCGTGGAACGCCCCCTACTACGCGCGCTGCGGCTTCCACCTCCTGGACCACGGCAGGCTCGCCCTTGGGCTGCGGAAGATCCGTGAGCGCGAAGCGGCGCATGGTTTGGACCGATGGCCTCGGGGCTGCATGCGCCGGGAGCTATGACACAGCGGCGGCCGTCGCTGCGCCGGAACGTCCCCAAGGCCATGAGGCACCGGGACCGCCGAACACCTACGCAAGGCCGCCGACGGGGCGAACCTTTTCCTATGCGGCACCAGGCAGAGCTCGGAGCACCAGGAATGCCGATCCAGGACTCCTGTTCGGGCAGCTCCTGCAACGGGGCAGGGAACATACGCTGGTTGCGCCGGAACTGGTCGATGACCGCATGCTTGACCGCAAGGCTGCCGTACGCGGCCCGGCTGCCAGACCGCGCGACGATCTTTTCCCACGACCTGAACATGCGCATATAGGCGACCTGCACAGCATCTTCGGCACTGTGCAGGTCTCCCGCTTCGGCCCGGGCTACGCGGAAGAACACCGCGCTGGTCTCAAGGACGAACGCCTCGAAGTCCGTGCCCTGGTCGGCCTCGCTCACACAGCCTCCCGAGA includes:
- the tpg gene encoding telomere-protecting terminal protein Tpg, with the protein product MSMFGDSLDKALEKTFTRPMPKSAGARMRYLVRQHKGTRAVAALLGVSQRTVERYVNDQIKKPRKQLAARLEREVRSRWQPQIKEKAKKTAATTGGIVIDTRARLGYTAPIGSTDQDRIRHLTVALPPRHAAKIFEAREQGASEDRLKEIAAEALKETYFQDNGRRAGGLEEVRFTDIEHLDFQL
- a CDS encoding GNAT family N-acetyltransferase, which translates into the protein MHIRAVRLDELPHLQDIERAAGQCFRDIGMPEIADDEPLPLGELARYPQAGLAWVAVNDTDIPVAYLIADRVDGNLHVEQVSVHPDSARRGVGRLLLDHLANHARSEGAPALTLTTFTQVPWNAPYYARCGFHLLDHGRLALGLRKIREREAAHGLDRWPRGCMRREL
- the tap gene encoding telomere-associated protein Tap — translated: MSELFDAVDALIAGQSPLPPPGERERLRKAHGLTQEQVASALKVRRPTIVSWESGKTEPRPPQREAYARLLEKLSELYPATPAPVPAAAAPSPVPGTFTGSTAPVRREAGSAGPRTLSTGAAPDAVAMTAEQNNQQPPVVRTATSHPGVTTRPSASRHPAAKKATARPAAAPAVADPRFGNGPLAVVDVDTGGQVFAYCVGGLVLDVPAKSIPAVVDWTLREAKLGAPKLSGPGKSADPLLVLTEAACERFGLPAALTGEEELAGRLPEGHKVIKQLVRAEWKLTKRGFGPWARIYRPVTGSERACVQLCIPSWHALDARHWGDAAQLPPAELARLLGTYAGRVMTPRGSTAVTGLELMTALHPPTRASEPGIDGKRHSEHNPGSLGKDPVDPAPCEAPDGHPLLTDLPRFHVRGPAEKLFEEAYDWARPLTDGECTKRHLVGLDVNMAFAAGANGVPVGLGAPTHVVDPVFDPKLPGSWLVDLSHVDLSRVKAGKEWVELDGGLLPSPFTPKGERPEGPAWYATPTVAYAQELGYDVAPTEAWVRYENGRYLDAWYQRLRDAYLATMADLGVDADLAPGDFLTAMDGYKARDPQLAIVVSAVKATVKGGLGKLRERPRGEGWRPGEPWRALSRPTWRPDIRAAVISRTRINLHRKIVKHAAFTGQYPVAILSDCVVYAADGESPLDFLPYREGKPLPGGFKLGINPGLVKHEGTQSVLWGEGVREQFDAPELNLARYIKDGTVTNADNGE